A region from the Halomonas piscis genome encodes:
- a CDS encoding IS1595-like element ISHzi1 family transposase: MARNPIQFQPGLSLPAFLEQYGTEAQCQAALFQHRWPRGFVCPDCGNTTGCRLSRGLYQCHRCHHQTSLTAGTIFHATHLPLTTWFLAIYLLTQRKSGISALQLSRELGVSYNTAWKLKHKLLQVMHERNQGERLSGRIELDDAYLGGERPGKRGRGAEHKFPFVAAVQTDEEGHPLRVQLRRVSGFTLTEIRRYAEQAIAPGSQVISDGLGCFRAFDTPLYVHDCHITGGGRASVENPEFNWVNTLLGNVKNAITGTYHAIRGQHAPRYLAEFEYRFNRRYDLKAMIPRFLTVAARTPPMPYRFLKMADFYA; the protein is encoded by the coding sequence ATGGCACGCAATCCTATCCAGTTCCAGCCCGGCCTGTCGCTGCCGGCCTTCCTCGAGCAGTACGGCACGGAAGCGCAATGCCAGGCAGCCCTCTTCCAGCATCGCTGGCCCAGGGGGTTCGTCTGCCCCGACTGTGGCAACACCACGGGCTGCCGGCTGTCGCGGGGGCTCTACCAGTGCCATCGCTGCCATCATCAGACCTCGCTGACCGCCGGGACCATCTTCCATGCCACGCACCTGCCGTTGACCACCTGGTTTCTGGCCATCTATCTGCTGACCCAGCGCAAGAGCGGCATCTCGGCGCTGCAACTGTCCCGGGAGCTCGGCGTCAGCTACAACACCGCCTGGAAGCTCAAGCACAAGCTGCTGCAGGTCATGCACGAGCGCAACCAGGGAGAGCGGCTCTCCGGACGTATCGAGCTGGATGATGCCTACCTGGGCGGTGAACGGCCGGGAAAGCGCGGGCGCGGCGCCGAGCACAAGTTCCCGTTCGTGGCGGCCGTACAAACCGATGAGGAAGGCCACCCACTGCGGGTTCAGCTTCGCCGTGTGAGCGGCTTCACCCTCACCGAGATCCGTCGCTACGCCGAACAGGCCATTGCCCCCGGGAGCCAGGTCATCAGCGACGGTCTCGGGTGTTTCCGAGCCTTCGACACGCCCCTCTACGTCCATGACTGCCACATCACCGGGGGTGGGCGTGCCAGTGTGGAGAACCCCGAGTTCAACTGGGTCAACACCCTGCTGGGCAACGTCAAGAACGCGATCACCGGCACTTACCATGCCATCCGCGGGCAGCATGCCCCACGCTACCTGGCCGAGTTCGAGTATCGGTTCAATCGGCGCTATGACCTCAAGGCCATGATCCCGCGCTTTCTGACGGTGGCAGCGAGAACGCCGCCGATGCCGTACCGGTTCCTGAAGATGGCTGACTTTTATGCGTAA
- the purL gene encoding phosphoribosylformylglycinamidine synthase, with protein sequence MLELRGAPALSAFRHARLLDTLRERVGDVKTLTADYVHFVDHHGELAKAERERLAELLDYGREGHHADRPGDETAAEGGQRFLVVPRLGTLSPWSSKATDIAHSCGLDQVARIERGIDYRITFSTPPGEEAFETLIALLHDCMVETVLFDASDAAKLFTRREPAMLASIDVLGGGREALVAANRELGLALAEDEIDYLAVAFAELERNPTDVELMMFAQANSEHCRHKIFNADWTVDGVDQPQSLFKMIKNTFASSPDNVFSAYSDNAAVIKGSQGGRFFPAPLTGQGDETARYETHQEPIHILMKVETHNHPTAIAPYPGAATGAGGEIRDEGATGIGGKPKAGLAGFSVSNLRIPEFVQPWETFDYGKPERIQSALAIMLDGPVGGAAFNNEFGRPNLAGYFRTYEQDVLSNHGVERRGYHKPIMLAGGYGNIRAQHVQKGEIPVGGKLIVMGGPAMLIGLGGGAASSMASGVSSADLDFASVQRENPELERRAQEVIDRCWALGDYNPLRFIHDVGAGGLSNALPELVKDAGRGGRFQLRDVPSAEPGMSPLEIWCNEAQERYVLAVAPEDLDTFEALCRRERCPYAVVGEALEDHHLEVHDSHFNTRPVDLPMSVLFGKTPRMQREFERQTPERSDMMLDNLDLREALGRVLRLPSVASKSFLITIGDRSITGLVARDQMVGPWQVPVADAAVTTASFDTHAGEAMALGERAPVALLDPAASARLAVAEAVTNLASAPIARLSDIKLSANWMSAADHPGENQALYDAVYAVGMELCPDLGIAIPVGKDSMSMRTAWQETDDSDVTRDKSVTSPLSLAVTGFAPVVDAMATLTPEIDLDQNESDLILIDLGHGQNRLGGSALGQVYGQLGKDCPDVDDAEDIKAFFSVIQGLNRDGKLLAYHDRSDGGLLVTLLEMAFAAHSGLEIKLDWLIDQPVDAVGALFTEELGAVIQVSREHTAEVLTQFAMAGIDTCGVIARPRYDDQVRVTLFEEPLLETTRQLTQRTWSETSYRMQALRDNPDCAKSEFDNLLDARDPGLSATPSFDVDEDITAPFVNTARPAVAILREQGVNGQTEMAWAFDRAGFDAVDVHMSDILEGRVTLGQFKGLAACGGFSYGDVLGAGGGWAKSILFNSRARKQFADFFQRDDSFSLGVCNGCQMLSQLKELIPGADSWPGFVRNESEQFEARVAMVRVEETPSIMLKGMEGSMLPIAVAHGEGRAQFADSAHLRQMQTGGQIALRYVDHYGQVTTRYPANPNGSASGVTGLTTPDGRVTAMMPHPERVTRAVTNSWRPKDWQEDGAWLRMFRNARVWLG encoded by the coding sequence ATGCTCGAACTGCGAGGCGCTCCCGCCCTTTCCGCGTTCCGTCATGCGCGACTGCTTGACACCCTGCGCGAGCGCGTAGGCGACGTCAAAACGCTGACTGCTGACTACGTTCACTTTGTCGACCACCACGGCGAGCTTGCAAAGGCGGAGCGCGAACGCCTGGCTGAGCTGCTGGACTATGGCCGGGAGGGCCACCATGCCGACCGCCCCGGAGACGAGACGGCGGCGGAAGGCGGTCAGCGCTTTCTTGTGGTGCCAAGGCTCGGCACCCTCTCGCCCTGGTCGTCCAAGGCAACCGATATCGCCCACAGCTGCGGGCTGGACCAGGTGGCGCGCATCGAGCGCGGTATCGATTACCGGATCACCTTTTCCACGCCGCCGGGCGAGGAGGCCTTCGAAACACTGATCGCGCTGTTGCACGACTGCATGGTGGAGACCGTGCTGTTTGACGCCTCGGATGCGGCCAAGCTGTTCACCCGGCGCGAGCCGGCCATGCTTGCCAGCATCGACGTGCTGGGCGGCGGCCGCGAGGCGCTGGTGGCGGCCAACCGCGAGCTGGGGCTGGCGCTCGCCGAGGACGAGATCGACTATCTGGCGGTGGCCTTTGCCGAGCTTGAGCGCAATCCCACCGACGTCGAGCTGATGATGTTTGCCCAGGCCAACTCCGAGCACTGCCGGCACAAGATCTTCAACGCCGACTGGACCGTTGACGGCGTCGACCAGCCCCAGTCGCTGTTCAAGATGATCAAGAACACCTTCGCCAGCTCCCCGGACAACGTCTTTTCCGCCTACAGCGACAACGCCGCGGTGATCAAGGGCTCCCAGGGCGGGCGCTTTTTCCCCGCGCCGCTCACCGGCCAGGGCGATGAAACCGCCCGCTACGAGACCCATCAGGAGCCCATCCACATTCTGATGAAGGTGGAGACCCACAACCACCCCACGGCGATCGCGCCGTACCCGGGGGCTGCCACCGGCGCCGGCGGCGAGATTCGCGACGAGGGTGCTACCGGCATCGGCGGCAAGCCCAAGGCGGGGCTTGCCGGCTTCAGCGTCTCCAACCTGCGTATCCCCGAGTTTGTTCAGCCCTGGGAAACCTTCGACTACGGCAAGCCCGAGCGTATTCAGTCGGCGCTTGCGATCATGCTCGACGGCCCGGTGGGAGGGGCGGCGTTCAACAACGAGTTCGGCCGGCCCAACCTGGCCGGCTACTTCCGCACCTACGAACAGGACGTGCTCAGCAACCACGGCGTCGAGCGCCGGGGCTACCACAAGCCCATCATGCTCGCCGGCGGCTACGGCAATATCCGCGCCCAGCACGTGCAGAAAGGCGAGATCCCCGTGGGCGGCAAGCTGATCGTCATGGGCGGACCGGCAATGCTCATCGGCCTTGGCGGCGGCGCGGCGTCGAGCATGGCATCGGGAGTCTCCAGCGCCGATTTGGACTTCGCCTCGGTGCAGCGGGAAAATCCCGAGCTCGAGCGTCGCGCCCAGGAAGTCATCGATCGCTGCTGGGCGCTGGGCGACTATAACCCGCTGCGCTTCATTCACGACGTCGGCGCCGGCGGGCTGTCCAACGCCCTGCCGGAGCTGGTGAAGGATGCCGGCCGCGGCGGGCGTTTCCAGCTGCGCGACGTGCCCAGCGCCGAGCCGGGCATGAGCCCGCTGGAAATCTGGTGTAACGAGGCCCAGGAGCGCTACGTGCTCGCGGTGGCGCCGGAGGACCTCGACACCTTCGAGGCGCTGTGCCGTCGGGAGCGCTGCCCCTACGCCGTGGTCGGCGAGGCGCTGGAAGACCATCACCTGGAAGTCCACGACAGCCACTTCAACACCCGTCCGGTGGACCTGCCCATGAGCGTGCTGTTCGGCAAGACGCCGCGGATGCAGCGCGAGTTCGAGCGGCAAACGCCCGAGCGCTCGGACATGATGCTCGACAACCTCGACCTGCGCGAAGCGCTCGGCCGGGTGCTGCGCCTGCCGTCGGTAGCCTCCAAGAGCTTCTTGATCACCATCGGCGATCGCTCGATCACCGGGCTGGTGGCCCGGGATCAGATGGTCGGCCCCTGGCAGGTGCCGGTGGCCGACGCCGCGGTGACCACGGCGAGCTTCGACACCCACGCCGGCGAAGCCATGGCCCTGGGCGAGCGGGCGCCGGTGGCGCTGCTCGACCCGGCGGCCAGCGCAAGGCTGGCCGTGGCCGAGGCGGTCACCAACCTGGCCAGCGCGCCGATTGCGCGCCTTTCCGATATCAAGCTGTCGGCCAACTGGATGAGCGCGGCCGACCACCCGGGCGAAAACCAGGCGCTTTATGATGCCGTCTACGCCGTGGGCATGGAGCTGTGCCCGGACCTGGGCATCGCCATTCCCGTGGGCAAGGACTCCATGTCCATGCGCACCGCCTGGCAGGAAACCGACGACAGCGACGTCACTCGGGACAAGAGCGTGACCTCGCCGCTGTCCCTTGCCGTGACTGGCTTTGCTCCGGTGGTGGACGCCATGGCCACCCTGACGCCGGAGATTGACCTGGACCAGAACGAATCCGATCTGATTCTGATCGACCTGGGCCACGGCCAGAATCGCCTGGGCGGCTCGGCGCTGGGCCAGGTCTACGGTCAGCTGGGCAAAGACTGCCCGGACGTGGACGACGCTGAGGACATCAAGGCGTTTTTCAGCGTCATCCAGGGGCTCAATCGCGACGGCAAGCTTTTGGCCTACCACGACCGCAGCGACGGCGGGCTGCTCGTGACCCTGCTGGAAATGGCCTTTGCCGCCCACTCAGGGCTTGAGATCAAGCTCGACTGGCTCATCGACCAGCCGGTGGACGCGGTCGGCGCGCTGTTTACCGAAGAGCTGGGGGCGGTGATTCAGGTCAGCCGCGAGCACACCGCCGAGGTGCTGACCCAGTTCGCCATGGCCGGCATCGACACTTGCGGCGTGATCGCCCGCCCGCGCTACGACGATCAGGTGCGGGTGACGCTGTTCGAAGAGCCGCTTTTGGAAACCACTCGCCAGCTGACCCAGCGCACCTGGAGCGAAACCAGCTACCGCATGCAGGCGCTGCGCGACAACCCCGACTGCGCCAAGAGCGAGTTCGACAACCTGCTCGACGCCCGGGACCCGGGGCTTTCCGCCACGCCGTCGTTCGACGTCGACGAAGACATCACGGCGCCCTTTGTGAACACGGCCAGACCCGCCGTGGCTATCCTGCGCGAGCAGGGCGTGAACGGCCAGACGGAAATGGCCTGGGCCTTCGACAGGGCCGGCTTTGACGCCGTGGACGTGCACATGAGCGACATTCTCGAAGGGCGCGTGACGCTTGGCCAGTTCAAGGGGCTTGCCGCCTGCGGCGGCTTCTCCTACGGCGACGTGCTGGGCGCCGGCGGCGGCTGGGCCAAGTCGATTCTGTTCAACTCCCGCGCTCGAAAGCAGTTCGCCGACTTTTTCCAGCGCGACGACAGCTTCTCGCTGGGGGTGTGCAACGGCTGCCAGATGCTCTCCCAGCTCAAGGAGCTGATCCCCGGGGCGGACAGCTGGCCGGGCTTTGTGCGCAACGAGTCCGAGCAGTTCGAGGCCCGAGTGGCCATGGTGCGGGTCGAGGAGACGCCGTCGATCATGCTCAAGGGCATGGAGGGCTCGATGCTGCCCATTGCGGTGGCCCACGGCGAAGGCCGGGCGCAGTTTGCCGACAGCGCACACCTGCGCCAGATGCAGACCGGCGGCCAGATCGCCCTGCGCTACGTGGACCACTACGGCCAGGTCACCACGCGCTACCCGGCGAATCCCAACGGCTCCGCCTCCGGCGTGACCGGACTCACCACCCCGGACGGCCGCGTCACCGCGATGATGCCGCATCCCGAGCGGGTTACCCGTGCGGTGACCAACTCCTGGCGGCCCAAGGATTGGCAGGAAGACGGCGCCTGGCTGCGCATGTTCCGCAACGCCCGGGTGTGGCTGGGCTAA
- the mltF gene encoding membrane-bound lytic murein transglycosylase MltF produces the protein MLTPSRLFSARIGGYIACAAVFLLVMLPAFPPDPEGKKLRAIKQRGFLTVHTRTSPTIYYAGRRGPAGFEYELARRFADHLGVSLNLEANHHLDDVLPAVRHRGDLGAAGLVLTPATPGISFTRPIIDMQPLLVYRRGLHGIGGPEDLAGLEIGTLRGAKGAGTAATLRELQKDYPALSWKESGELEVADLLAQVENSDLDAAVVFAHQFRVNRLFFKNVERGFPLGKPSSLVWAVPDRHNLAFLGEANRFLDDLQQSGELKKLVERYFGHDDYLEYVGTRTFLDHLDSRLPRYRALFQQAARDTGFDWQLLAAVGYQESHWDPDAVSPTGVRGLMMLTSPTAKEVGVTNRRNPAQSIDGGTRYLRQLEQRLPKSITGDDRLFMALAAYNVGLGHLLDARDLAQRRGGDPDRWRDVRDALPLLQQRQWYEKTRYGYARGGEPVIYVRNIRRYYEMLQYVERSRQQFFQLDRNLPSDETLMPFDLVLPLN, from the coding sequence ATGCTGACGCCGAGCCGCCTTTTTTCCGCCCGCATCGGCGGCTACATCGCCTGTGCGGCGGTGTTCCTGCTGGTCATGCTGCCGGCGTTTCCGCCGGACCCAGAGGGCAAGAAACTGCGCGCCATCAAGCAGCGCGGCTTTCTCACCGTGCACACCCGCACCTCGCCCACGATCTATTATGCGGGGCGGCGCGGCCCTGCCGGCTTCGAGTACGAGCTGGCGCGCCGCTTTGCCGACCACCTGGGCGTCAGCCTCAATCTCGAGGCCAACCACCACCTGGACGACGTGCTGCCCGCCGTACGCCACCGTGGGGACCTGGGCGCCGCGGGGCTGGTGCTGACCCCGGCCACGCCGGGTATCAGCTTCACCCGGCCGATTATCGACATGCAGCCGCTGCTGGTCTACCGGCGGGGACTGCACGGCATCGGCGGCCCGGAAGATCTGGCCGGGCTTGAGATCGGCACGCTGCGCGGCGCCAAAGGCGCCGGCACCGCCGCTACCCTGCGCGAGCTGCAAAAGGACTATCCGGCGCTCAGCTGGAAAGAGTCCGGCGAGCTCGAAGTCGCCGACCTGCTGGCCCAGGTCGAAAACAGCGACCTTGACGCCGCCGTGGTTTTCGCCCATCAGTTCCGCGTCAACCGGCTGTTTTTCAAAAACGTCGAGCGCGGCTTTCCGCTGGGCAAACCAAGCTCTCTGGTCTGGGCCGTCCCCGACCGGCACAATCTGGCATTCTTGGGCGAGGCCAACCGCTTTCTCGACGACCTGCAGCAAAGCGGCGAGCTGAAAAAGCTGGTGGAGCGCTACTTCGGCCACGACGACTACCTGGAGTACGTCGGCACGCGGACGTTTCTCGACCACCTGGACTCGCGCCTGCCGCGCTACCGGGCGCTTTTTCAGCAGGCCGCCCGCGACACCGGCTTTGACTGGCAGCTGCTCGCCGCCGTGGGTTACCAGGAGTCCCACTGGGATCCGGACGCCGTCTCGCCCACCGGAGTGCGCGGTCTGATGATGCTGACCTCACCCACGGCGAAAGAGGTCGGCGTTACCAACCGGCGCAATCCGGCGCAAAGCATCGACGGCGGCACGCGCTACCTGCGCCAGCTGGAACAGCGCCTGCCCAAAAGCATTACCGGCGATGACCGCCTGTTCATGGCGCTGGCGGCGTATAACGTCGGCCTTGGGCATCTGCTCGACGCCCGGGATCTCGCCCAGCGGCGCGGCGGCGATCCCGACCGCTGGCGCGACGTGCGCGATGCTCTGCCGCTACTGCAGCAGCGCCAGTGGTACGAAAAGACCCGCTACGGCTACGCCCGGGGCGGCGAGCCGGTGATTTATGTGCGCAACATCCGCCGCTACTACGAAATGCTGCAATACGTCGAGCGCAGCCGCCAGCAGTTCTTTCAGCTCGATAGAAACCTTCCCTCTGACGAGACGCTGATGCCGTTTGACCTGGTGCTGCCGCTGAATTAG
- the tadA gene encoding tRNA adenosine(34) deaminase TadA — translation MRSDEYYMHRALDQAHQAAEAGEVPVGAVVVNAAGEVIAAAHNAPVTALDPCAHAEVQALRLAGQARGNYRLDGCTLFVTLEPCMMCAGAAVNARLERLVYAAAEPRTGMVESRANLLAQPWFNHRVAVTPGVLAPASRRLLKQFFAVRRA, via the coding sequence ATGCGCAGCGATGAGTATTACATGCACCGCGCTCTGGACCAGGCGCACCAGGCAGCCGAAGCCGGCGAAGTGCCGGTGGGCGCGGTGGTGGTGAATGCGGCGGGGGAGGTTATCGCCGCCGCCCACAATGCCCCGGTGACTGCGCTCGACCCCTGCGCCCACGCCGAGGTACAGGCGCTGCGCTTGGCGGGGCAGGCGCGGGGCAACTACCGGCTCGACGGCTGCACGCTGTTCGTGACCCTGGAACCCTGCATGATGTGCGCCGGGGCGGCGGTCAACGCGCGCCTCGAGCGTCTGGTGTATGCTGCCGCCGAGCCGCGTACGGGGATGGTGGAATCCAGGGCCAATCTGCTGGCGCAGCCGTGGTTCAACCATCGAGTCGCGGTGACGCCGGGGGTGCTGGCGCCGGCGTCAAGACGCCTGCTCAAGCAGTTCTTTGCCGTTCGGCGCGCCTGA
- a CDS encoding acyl-CoA thioesterase: MNHTPAPGTEALGELVALLDLEPLEDTLFRGQSQDLGLPQLYGGQVLGQALAAATHTVPDERRPHSQHGYFLRPGDSHRPVVYQVDKVRDGGSFTTRRVTAIQKGRPIFFCSASFQIPEKSPLLHQRPMPDVPTPEALLQKSSAARHSQTLSHPSRFLPVPRPPEETHPARRCLWFRFDGALPDSPALHRHLLSYASDFNLLTTALLPHGVSFTDPKLQIASLDHALWLHADARVDEWLLYVIESPWSGSARGLAQGHIYRRDGTLVASSAQEGLTRLHSAPER, translated from the coding sequence ATGAATCACACGCCCGCACCCGGCACCGAAGCCCTCGGTGAGCTGGTGGCGCTGCTGGATCTCGAGCCGCTCGAAGACACGCTGTTTCGCGGCCAGAGCCAGGATCTGGGCCTGCCCCAGCTTTACGGCGGCCAGGTGCTCGGCCAGGCGCTGGCCGCGGCCACGCACACTGTGCCCGACGAGCGCCGCCCGCACTCCCAGCACGGCTATTTTCTGCGCCCGGGCGACTCCCACCGCCCGGTGGTTTACCAGGTCGACAAGGTGCGCGACGGCGGCAGCTTCACCACCCGGCGAGTCACCGCGATCCAGAAGGGCCGGCCGATCTTTTTTTGCAGCGCCTCTTTCCAGATTCCGGAAAAAAGCCCGCTGCTGCACCAGCGGCCGATGCCCGACGTGCCGACCCCCGAGGCGCTGCTGCAGAAAAGCAGCGCGGCCAGACACTCTCAGACCCTGAGCCATCCGAGCCGGTTTCTTCCGGTCCCCCGGCCGCCGGAGGAGACCCACCCTGCCAGACGCTGCCTGTGGTTTCGCTTTGACGGCGCGCTGCCGGACTCCCCGGCCCTGCACCGCCATCTGCTGTCCTACGCCTCGGACTTCAACCTGCTGACCACGGCGCTTCTGCCCCACGGGGTCAGCTTCACCGACCCAAAGCTGCAGATAGCGAGCCTCGACCACGCCCTCTGGCTGCACGCCGACGCCCGCGTGGACGAGTGGCTGCTATACGTTATCGAATCGCCCTGGAGCGGCAGCGCCCGAGGGCTTGCCCAGGGCCATATCTATCGCCGCGACGGCACGCTTGTGGCCTCGAGCGCCCAGGAAGGCCTGACCCGGCTGCACAGCGCTCCCGAACGCTAG
- a CDS encoding malic enzyme-like NAD(P)-binding protein, protein MKDAFKQAALDYHAKPIPGKLSVELTKPTATARDLALAYSPGVAEPVREIARDVENAYRYTGKGNLVAVISNGTAILGLGNLGAQASKPVMEGKGVLFKRFAGVNSVDIEVDTEDAQTFIDTVANIADTWGGINLEDIKAPECFEVERELIKRCNIPVFHDDQHGTAIVTAAGMLNALHIADKKLEDARVVCLGAGSAAIACMNLLIACGVRRDNIFMLDSKGVIHTGRDNLNEYKAQFANETDKRTLDDVIDDADVFVGLSGPNLLSKEQLGRMADSPVVFACSNPDPEIHPDDARAARPDVIMATGRSDYPNQVNNVLGFPFIFRGALDVRATAINEEMKVAAVHAIADLAREPVPQEVLDAYERDEMTFGREYIIPTPVDIRLLDRVSSAVAQAAVDSGVARKPFPAHYPLTSISAVYGG, encoded by the coding sequence ATGAAGGATGCATTCAAGCAGGCGGCGCTGGACTACCACGCCAAGCCGATTCCCGGAAAACTTTCGGTAGAGCTCACCAAGCCGACCGCCACCGCGCGGGATCTGGCGCTGGCCTACAGCCCCGGCGTGGCAGAGCCGGTACGCGAGATCGCCAGGGATGTGGAAAATGCCTACCGCTATACGGGCAAGGGGAACTTGGTTGCCGTTATCTCCAACGGCACCGCCATCCTCGGCCTGGGGAATCTGGGTGCCCAGGCAAGCAAGCCGGTCATGGAAGGCAAGGGCGTTTTGTTCAAGCGCTTTGCCGGGGTCAACTCGGTGGATATCGAAGTGGATACCGAAGACGCCCAGACGTTTATCGACACCGTCGCCAACATTGCCGACACCTGGGGCGGCATCAACCTGGAAGACATCAAGGCGCCGGAGTGCTTCGAGGTCGAGCGCGAGCTGATCAAGCGCTGCAACATTCCGGTGTTTCACGATGACCAGCACGGCACCGCGATCGTCACCGCGGCGGGCATGCTCAACGCCCTGCACATCGCCGACAAAAAGCTCGAGGACGCTCGCGTAGTGTGCCTGGGCGCAGGCTCTGCCGCCATTGCCTGCATGAACCTGCTGATTGCCTGCGGCGTGCGCCGGGACAACATCTTCATGCTCGACAGCAAGGGGGTGATTCACACCGGGCGCGACAACCTCAACGAATACAAGGCGCAGTTTGCCAACGAGACCGACAAGCGCACCCTGGACGACGTCATCGACGACGCTGACGTCTTCGTTGGCCTGTCCGGCCCCAACCTGCTGTCCAAAGAGCAGCTGGGCAGGATGGCGGACAGCCCCGTGGTCTTCGCCTGCTCCAATCCGGACCCCGAGATTCATCCCGACGACGCCCGCGCGGCCCGCCCGGACGTGATCATGGCCACCGGCCGCTCCGACTACCCCAACCAGGTCAACAACGTGCTGGGTTTCCCGTTCATCTTCCGCGGGGCGCTGGACGTGCGCGCCACGGCGATCAACGAGGAAATGAAGGTGGCCGCGGTTCACGCCATCGCCGACCTGGCGCGCGAGCCGGTGCCCCAGGAAGTGCTCGACGCCTACGAGCGCGACGAGATGACCTTCGGGCGCGAGTACATCATCCCCACCCCGGTGGACATTCGCCTGCTGGACCGCGTCTCCTCCGCCGTGGCCCAGGCCGCCGTGGATTCCGGCGTGGCGCGCAAGCCGTTCCCGGCGCACTATCCGCTGACCTCCATCAGCGCCGTTTACGGCGGCTGA
- the rpmE gene encoding 50S ribosomal protein L31: protein MKQGIHPDYNTVTATCSCGESFTVGSTAGHDFSLDVCSNCHPFYTGKQKQATTGGRVERFNKRFGAALKRG from the coding sequence ATGAAACAAGGTATCCATCCGGATTACAACACGGTCACCGCGACCTGTTCCTGCGGCGAGAGCTTTACCGTAGGCTCCACGGCCGGCCACGACTTTTCCCTGGACGTTTGCTCCAACTGCCACCCCTTCTACACCGGCAAGCAGAAGCAGGCGACCACCGGCGGGCGCGTAGAGCGCTTCAACAAGCGCTTCGGCGCCGCCCTGAAGCGCGGCTAA